CCGGCCAGCGCGGCGTACACGACCTGACCGAATTGGGCAGCCGCGATTCCTGGGCCGGGGCATTGCGGCTCGCCAGGTTCGGGCTGGTGCCGGCAATCGCATCGGGGCTCGAGCTGATCGGCTTCGCGATCCTGATCGCGCTATCGACGCAGCTCGGCACGATGACTGCGCATGCCTTCCAGATCGTCTTCTCGATCCACAACGTCACCTTTGCGGTGGCGCTGGGGCTGGGCTCGGCGGCGGGCGTGCGCGTCGGCAACGCCGTGGGCGAAGGCGTGCCCCAGGATGCCGGACGGCGCACTGCGATCGCGGCGATGCTGGCGGCGCTGGCGACGGGCGCGCTGTCGCTGCTGCTGATCGTCCTCGCGCTGCCGGTGGTGGCGCTGTTCCCCGCAACCGGCGACGTCCACGCGCTTGCCGCGTCGATGCTGGTGCTATGGGCGCCGTTCATCCTGTTCGACGGAGTGCAGGTGGTGTTCGTCTATGCGCTGCGCTCGCTCGGCGACCAGGTGATGGCCGGAGTCAACGGCATCATCGCTTTCTTCGTCATCACCGGCGGGCTGGGCGTGGTGCTGACGCAGGGCGGCTATGGGCCGAGCGGCCTCGTCCTTGCTTCCGGGCTGGGCATGGTGGCGGCCGCGCTGCTGCACGGCCTCCGGCTCGGCTGGGTCAGCGACCGATTTCGCTCGCGAAGCTGAGTTCGACGACCTTGGCGTTAGGCGGCACGTCCAGCTTGGCGCCGGTGAAGTCGAGCGCCGCCCTGGCCCCCAGCGCCCGGTTCTCCGGGGTGATCCGCCAGCTATAGACCAGCTGGTCGGCACCGTCGCGCAGCTCGACGCGGATGTCGGGCACCCGCTGCTGCTCGCTCGTGGGGTTCACCACCTTGCCCGAAACGACGAACGCTTCGCTGCCGTTGGGCATCGTGCGCAGCTCGACGCTCTTGTCGGTGAAGCGCAGCGGGGTCTCGGCTTCGCCGCCGAGGCCGAGGCCGAATTGCGCGGCGAAACCTGGCGCCCCCGAATAGAGGATCGCGCCGGCGCCGAGCAGCATCGACACCCCGGCGATCACCGCAGCGGCAGTCCAGCGCTTCGCCGGATTGCGGCGCGGCCGCGCCTGACGCGACGGCGGCGGCGCGAAGGGATCATATTCCGGGCCGGCTTCGGCGATCGGGTCTTCATAGACCCGCGGCTGCGGCGGCTCCACCGGCGCGGGGCGAGCGGCGAGCGGCGCGGGCGCTTCCGCCACGGCGGCACGCGCGCCGGCAGGGCCGACCCTGGCGGTGAAGCCCTGAGGCTGGAGCTGGGCCTGTGGTCGCGGGCGCTCGGCAACCGCGACGGGAGCCGAAGCGGCGACAGGCGCCGCACGGCTCTCCACCGGCGCGGCCCGCGCCGTGCGATCGAGGATGGCGGGCGCCTGATACCAGCTGTGCTTGCAGCTCGCGCAGCGCACCGTGCGGCCTTCGGCTCCGATCGCGCTATCGGGAACGAGATACCGTGTCCGGCACTGGCTGCATTCGAGGATCATCTAAGCGTCTCACCGGCCCGGCTGCCCACTGGCCAGGTGGCGTGATTCTAGACGCAACGAATCGGGGCTACAAGAGTCTCGCTGCAGCACGAGTCGCCACCATCGCTTGAGCCCGGGAGCGGGCTGTGCGATGTCGTGCGCCACCCCGAAGCAAGGAGCGGCCGGCGCCCGCGAATGGCCAATATCGTCCAGTTCGAGAATGTCGGCTTGCGCTATGGCACGGGATCCGAAACGCTCTCCGACGTCAGCTTCACGCTCAAGAGCGGGTCCTTCTATTTCCTGACCGGCCCGTCCGGCGCGGGCAAGACGTCGCTGCTCAAATTGCTCTACCTCGCCCAGCGCCCGTCGCGCGGGGTAATCCGGCTGTTCGGCGAGGATGCCGGCGCCTTGCCGCGCCAGCGTCTGCCCGGCTTTCGCCGCCGCATCGGCGTTGTGTTCCAGGATTTCCGGCTGGTCCCGCACCTGTCGGCCTATGACAATATCGCCCTGCCGCTGCGCGTCGCTGGCGTGCAGGAAGTCGATGTCGAGGCGCCGGTGCGCGAAATGCTCGCCTGGGTCGGGCTCACCGATCGCGGCCGCGCCAAGCCGCCGACCTTGTCGGGCGGCGAGCAGCAGCGCATCGCCATCGCCCGCGCGGTGATCGCCCGCCCCGAACTGCTCGTCGCCGACGAGCCGACCGGCAACGTCGATCCCGAAATGGCCGAGCGCCTGCTTTACCTGTTCGAATCGCTCAATCGGCTCGGCACCACCGTGGTGGTCGCGACGCACGATTTCCATCTGCTCCACCGCATCCCCAACGCGCAGATGATGCGGATCGAGAACGGAAAGCTGAGCGATCCCACCGGCGTGCTGCGCAACCCGCCGGGCGAAGCATGATCCTCGGTCTCCACCCTGCCGGCCCCGAGCGGCGGCTGCTCGACGAGGGCCGGCGCACGCGCGCAATGACGTGGATCATGGCGATCATGCTGTTCCTGACCGTGCTCGCCGGCGCGCTGGGGCTGGGGATGTTCGCCGCCACCGCGCAGCTCGACCGCGAGCTTTCGGGCAGGCTGACGGTGCAGATCGTCGAGCCCCTCGCCAGCCTGCGCGACGCCCAGGCGGCGGCGATGGTCCGCGAACTCGGCCGGCTGCCTGGCGTGGCCCGCGCCCGCGAAGTCGATCGCGCGCACCTTGCCGAATTGCTGCGGCCATGGCTCGGCGATGCCGGGCTCGATCCGGACCTGCCGATGCCCGCCATGATCGACGTCGAGGTGCGCGGCAGCGATGTCGCCG
This genomic stretch from Sphingomonas sp. LM7 harbors:
- a CDS encoding DUF3426 domain-containing protein, with the translated sequence MILECSQCRTRYLVPDSAIGAEGRTVRCASCKHSWYQAPAILDRTARAAPVESRAAPVAASAPVAVAERPRPQAQLQPQGFTARVGPAGARAAVAEAPAPLAARPAPVEPPQPRVYEDPIAEAGPEYDPFAPPPSRQARPRRNPAKRWTAAAVIAGVSMLLGAGAILYSGAPGFAAQFGLGLGGEAETPLRFTDKSVELRTMPNGSEAFVVSGKVVNPTSEQQRVPDIRVELRDGADQLVYSWRITPENRALGARAALDFTGAKLDVPPNAKVVELSFASEIGR
- the ftsE gene encoding cell division ATP-binding protein FtsE; amino-acid sequence: MANIVQFENVGLRYGTGSETLSDVSFTLKSGSFYFLTGPSGAGKTSLLKLLYLAQRPSRGVIRLFGEDAGALPRQRLPGFRRRIGVVFQDFRLVPHLSAYDNIALPLRVAGVQEVDVEAPVREMLAWVGLTDRGRAKPPTLSGGEQQRIAIARAVIARPELLVADEPTGNVDPEMAERLLYLFESLNRLGTTVVVATHDFHLLHRIPNAQMMRIENGKLSDPTGVLRNPPGEA
- a CDS encoding MATE family efflux transporter — encoded protein: MLLSPSLSAEMRRILALAWPVVLTSLNWTILHVTDVAVVGLVSTSEAAALGASRSLTFPGIVVGLGWLTGILVFVSRADGAGDLRETGRVFHQGMLLALMLGLLSGLALFLWPEPMLLGLGVAADTAPAAADVVQVMALAYPFQLVIVAASFFLEGVSRPRRVTVVNLSILPLNAVLAWVLATGQLGFPVLGAVGAAAATALASAIGAIGMVVAAWTLPRAGQRGVHDLTELGSRDSWAGALRLARFGLVPAIASGLELIGFAILIALSTQLGTMTAHAFQIVFSIHNVTFAVALGLGSAAGVRVGNAVGEGVPQDAGRRTAIAAMLAALATGALSLLLIVLALPVVALFPATGDVHALAASMLVLWAPFILFDGVQVVFVYALRSLGDQVMAGVNGIIAFFVITGGLGVVLTQGGYGPSGLVLASGLGMVAAALLHGLRLGWVSDRFRSRS